Sequence from the Pecten maximus chromosome 8, xPecMax1.1, whole genome shotgun sequence genome:
accatttaccgccacaccacaccacaccacaccacaccacaccacaccacaccgttagaccatttaccaccacaccacaccacaccgttagaccatttaccgacacaccacaccacaccacaccacaccacaccacaccgttagaccatttaccgacacaccacaccgttagaccatttaccgacacaccacaccgttagaccatttaccgacacaccacaccacaccgttagaccatttaccgacacaccacaccacaccacaccacaccattAGACCATttaccaccacaccacaccacaccacaccacacaacaccacaccacaccgttagaccatttaccgacacaccacaccacaccgttagaccatttaccaccacaccacaccacaccacaccacacaacaccacaccacaccgttagaccatttaccaccacaccacaccacaccacaccgttagaccATTTACAGCCACACCACacaacaccacaccacaccacaccacaccgttagaccatttaccaccacaccacaccgttagaccATTTACCGACACATCACACCACATcacaccacaccgttagaccatttaccgccacaccacaccacaccgttagaccatttaccgacacaccacaccacaccacaccacaccgttagaccatttaccaccacaccacaccacaccgttagaccatttaccgacacaccacaccacaccacaccacaccacaccacactgTTAGACCATTTACCGAcacaccacaccgttagaccatttaccaccacaccacaccacaccgttagaccatttaccgacacaccacaccacaccgttagaccatttaccaccacaccacaccacaccgttagaccatttaccaccacaccacaccacaccgttagaccatttaccgacacaccacaccacaccacaccacaccattAGACCATTTACCGACACATCACACCGTTAGACCATTTACcgacacaccacaccacaccgttagaccatttaccgccacaccacaccacaccacaccacaccacacccacaccacaccacaccacaccacaccacaccacaccgttagaccatttaccaccacaccacaccgttagaccatttaccaccacaccacaccgttagaccatttaccgacacaccacaccacaccacaccacaccacaccacaccacaccacaccacaccacaccacaccacaccgcTAGACCATTTACcgccacaccacaccacaccacaccacacccacaccacaccacaccgttagaccatttaccgccacaccacaccacaccacaccacaccacaccacaccgttaAACCATttaccaccacaccacaccacaccgttagaccatttaccgccacaccacaccacaccgttagaccatttaccaccacaccacaccacaccgttagaccatttaccgccacaccacaccacaccacaccacaccacaccacaccacaccacaccacaccacaccacaccacaccacaccacaccacaccacaccacaccacaccacaccacaccacaccacaccacaccacaccacaccacaccgttagaccatttaccgacacaccacaccgttagaccatttaccaccacaccacaccacaccgttagaccatttaccgacacaccacaccacaccacaccacaccacatcacaccacaccgttagaccatttaccgccacaccacaccgttagaccatttaccaccacaccacaccacaccgttagaccatttaccgacacaccacaccacaccacaccacaccacatcacaccacaccgttagaccatttaccgccacaccacaccacaccacaccacaccacatcacaccacaccgttagaccatttaccgccacaccacaccgttagaccatttaccaccacaccacaccacaccgttagaccatttaccgacacaccacaccacaccacaccacaccacaccgttagaccatttaccgacacaccacaccacaccgttagaccatttaccaccacaccacaccacaccgttagaccatttaccgccacaccacaccacaccacaccacaccacaccacaccacaccacaccacaccacaccacaccacaccacaccacaccgttagaccatttaccacaacaccacaccacaccacaccacaccacaccacaccacaccacaccacaccgttagaccatttaccgacacaccacaccgttagaccatttaccaccacaccacaccacaccgttagaccatttaccgacacaccacaccacaccacaccacaccacatcacaccacaccgttagaccatttaccgccacaccacaccgttagaccatttaccaccacaccacaccacaccgttagaccatttaccgacacaccacaccacaccacaccacaccacatcacaccacaccgttagaccatttaccgccacaccacaccacaccacaccacaccacaccacaccacaccacaccacaccacaccacaccgcTAGACCATTTACcgccacaccacaccacaccacaccacaccacaccgttagaccATTTACCGCCACacccacaccacaccacaccacaccacaccacaccgttaAACCATttaccaccacaccacaccacaccgttagaccatttaccgccacaccacaccacaccgttagaccatttaccaccacaccacaccacaccgttagaccatttaccgccacaccacaccacaccacaccacaccacaccacaccacaccacaccacaccacaccacaccgttagaccatttaccacaacaccacaccacaccacaccacaccacaccacaccacaccacaccacaccgttagaccatttaccgacacaccacaccgttagaccatttaccaccacaccacaccacaccgttagaccatttaccgacacaccacaccacaccacaccacaccacatcacaccacaccgttagaccatttaccgccacaccacaccgttagaccatttaccaccacaccacaccacaccgttagaccatttaccgacacaccacaccacaccacaccacaccacatcacaccacaccgttagaccatttaccgccacaccacaccacaccacaccacaccacaccacaccgttagaccatttacagccacaccacaccacatcacaccacaccgttagaccATTTACCGCCACACCACAgcacaccacaccacaccgttagaccatttaccgacacaccacaccacaccacaccacaccacatcacaccacaccgttagaccatttaccgccacaccacaccgttagaccatttaccaccacaccacaccacaccgttagaccatttaccgacacaccacaccacaccacaccacaccacaccgttagaccatttaccgacacaccacaccacaccgttagaccatttaccaccacaccacaccacaccgttagaccatttaccgacacaccacaccacaccgttagaccatttaccaccacaccacaccacaccacaccacaccacaccacaccacaccgttagaccATTTACCGACACatcacaccacaccacaccacaccacaccgttagaccatttaccaccacaccacaccgttagaccatttaccgacacaccacaccacaccgttagaccatttaccaccacaccacaccacaccacaccacaccacaccacaccacaccacaccgttagaccATTTACCGACACatcacaccacaccacaccacaccacaccgttagaccatttaccaccacaccacaccgttagaccatttaccgacacaccacaccacaccacaccacaccacaccacaccacaccacaccacaccacaccacaccacaccacaccacaccgttagaccatttaccgacacaccacaccgttagaccatttaccaccacaccacaccacaccgttagaccatttaccgacacaccacaccacaccacaccacaccacaccacaccacaccacaccgttagaccatttaccgacacaccacaccacaccacaccacaccacaccacaccacaccgttagaccatttaccgacacaccacaccacaccacaccattAGACCATTTACagccacaccacaccacaccacaccacaccacaccacaccgttagaccatttacagccacaccacaccacaccacaccacaccacaccgttagaccatttaccgacacaccacaccacaccacaccacaccacaccacaccacaccgttagaccatttaccgacacaccacaccacaccacaccacaccacaccacaccacaccacaccgttagaccatttaccgacacaccacaccacaccacaccattAGACCATTTACagccacaccacaccacaccacaccacaccacaccacaccgttagaccatttacagccacaccacaccacaccacaccacaccacaccgttaAACCATTTACcgacacaccacaccacaccacaccgttagaccATTTACCGATACATACACGTAGTGTCCAATAGACAGAATGGactgttttacatgtttgaTATTCCTGTGAATTTTGAAAcgtaataaaatgtttatacatattttactcaTTGATACCAAGGTACTgagtttttttatttgttgattaTATTTCAGAAACATGTTCAGTCATGACATTAGCATATGGAAATAATTTGGTGAAAtgtgtcctgttacatgtaacatttatGTAGTCGATGGAATTTTCCCAAATTCTTCTTCACGTAATGGCGCCAGAACATATAAACACGAAAACGATTGCGTTAATGGTTACGGAACAAAGTGTGACCATATTGTGCAACACAAAGTATGATATAAGGACAaggtttatatacatttgtaacgGTATGACGTAATAAAACTATACTAAACGACTTAGGAGGATATCATCAGGTTTTATATTTCAAAGTAAGCTGACCTACTACAATCCAATTAATCCCTGtgaattgatgttaatcctaAGGCAAATCAACATGAAGAGAAACGTTAAAATCCTCACCAATATGAACGTGATGGTAAGTCACTAATTGTCTCCTATTTTATATGTTGTAGGCATTGACACATCACCCAGAGAACACTCCGGGGCTCAACGGTTAGTGACGGCCGGTCTAAAGATCGTCCGGGGTAAAGAGTGAAGTGTCAGGAGATCACCCGAGGGTCAACAAGGCGGATATCCGACCTGGATAGGATCCATACAACAAATACGGGTAGATCAAAGGAAGACGCCTGATTATTATTGGAAAGTCGCTTAGAAGTGGGAGTACAGTGTTGATGACGCCAGACCATATGCTTGTTGATGGCTTGTTTTTAAATCACCCACACAACTTTTACAACGACAGTGTCGAGAAAAGCAACACGAGCAAGGCAATATTAGATAGTGTTATTAAACAAGGGAATATTTAACAATCCGCCAATATCAGAGAATATCAAAATCGTGAGAGTATTATTAAACAAGGGAAGATTGAACAACCCCACTGTATCAGAGAATATCAAAATCGTGAGAGtgtttttaaacaagggaataTTGAAAAATCCGCCGATATCAGAGAATATCAAAATCGTGAAAGTGTTATTAAACAAGGGAAGATTGAACAACCCCTACTGTATCGGATAATACCAAATCGTGAGAGTATTATTTAACATTGGGAGATTGAACAGCTCCCACTGTATCAGATAATACCAAATCGTGAGAGTATTATCTAATATTGGGAGATTGAACAGCTCCTACTGTATCAGATAATATTAAAATCGTGAGAGCGATATTAAACAACAGAATATTGAACAATCCGCCAATATTAGAGAATATCAAAATCGTGAGAGTGTCATTTAACAATGGAAGATTGAACAATCCGCTACTGAGAGTGTTATTAAGTTGCCATGTTATCACAAAGGAGaggaaaaagaaaacatttttaaacGGAATATTTGGTAgcaatgtataatatatcaaataaattagGGAAGGATATAGCACCTGTCAGATTGAATATTTCCATTGAAATAAGTCATactgtttttaatttgtttgttgttaCTGTTGAGAAAAATTTCAGGGATAATTATGAATATAAAACCATGCAATTTTATGTATGACAATTAAATATATTCAGATATATAGTCTGTGTATATAATAACTCATTCAATCAAAATGCCTTCCCGGTCAAATTTGATTGCTAAGGTCCGTGATTTTAATATAAAGTCGTTATATTACTGCATCAAGGAATGTCTTTGTGACTGTAAGGTCGATTTCATCTTCCTGGTCTACAGTATCGGGGACGCTCTCCTAGACGCCGTACTTCGTCCCAATGTACCCCAAATTGTCTGTTATAGCATGTACCCAAATCGAATACATAGCTGTCGTCATATTGAAGACAATGTCGATATCGAAGAAATTGTGCAAAAACAAGCTACTACATACATGATCCTTCACAAAATTATCACTAATCTTCCTGCCCTGGTGCTCGGCATGTTTTGTGGTGCCTGGAGCGATAAATATGGCCGGAAATTACCGATGGTGATGCCGAGCCTCGGGACTACCTTCGCCGTCCTGTTGTACATGGCGGCCAATATGGCGTATGACGGATCCATCGCTTGTTTTCTCGTTGGATCAGTTATACATGGATGTTTTGGCAAGACGGCAATGGTCAGCATGGCTGTCAGTAGTTACGTAGTGGATATCACAGCAACAGACAGACGGACCAAGCGCCTCGGGACCATCGCCGCTATGCAGTTTCTAGGAATGTTCATAGGCTCGCTGATTGGTGGGCTCCTAATCGATAGCACAAATATTCTGACATCTTACTGTTGCGTTTCATTCATGAACGCTCTGGTAGTGCTTTTAACTCTCGTCACTCTACGCGAGACTGTAAATGTCGGTGACAAACGGGATTTGTTTCCATGTAAAGCTTTTTGTAAAGGGAAAAACGTTATGGAATCAGTGCAAGTTATTACAAAGCCACGTGCAGGAAGCACGAGACGTTTTATAATCTCACTCTTTGTTGTTCTGTTCCTCCATCAAACATGCCGAACCGGTCTCACGGATGTAACCCTCCTATTCACGGAGAAGTCTCCACTCAGCTGGCCGACATCTTGGTTCGGATACTTGTCGGCACTTGACAACGCAGCAATGGGGTTTATCTTACTGGTGTTTCTACCCATACTTTCAAATATGTTGAAGTTCTCAGATCTTTCGATCAGTATCATAGGTCTCTCGTGCGCTTGTATCCGGTTTGTGATTATGGCTTGGAGCAACGAGACTTGGATGGTATGGCTTGCCGTTGTGGTAGGAAGTTTTGGTGGAATAATTAATTCCCCTGTCCGATCTCTTCTAAGTAAAATGGTGCAGGAAGACGAAGTGGGAAAGATGTTCTCTTTATTGGGAAGTGGCGAAACTGCGGCTAAATTTCTAGCTGTTGTTTTTACCTATTTATACGGGTCTACTCTCGATATATTTCCTGGTTTCGCATTTTTATTGGCGGCAGGCTTGTACACTGTAATGATCATAATTATACTACTAGTTCATGTAAATATCAAGCCGGACAACGGAGATGACACGCCCAAAGAACAAACTGAAAGTAAGATGGAGATGAGTCATTTAAATGGGAAAACAAATTCATATGGAAAGGTTGATCTTAATGGTAAAACGGATATAAACGGTCTTAATGGAATTCATGAACGAGCTGATATTGAAAGTAGATGAAATCTCGTCCACGAGATCTGGGTAGCTTGATTATTAGTTATATTGaatataaactgaaaataatgtcGAGAAAatatgtgttattttttctttaaaattcatGTTGGACAGAGGCCCCTAGATGTGATACCTTATAAACTATGCCCAATCAGTGatttatattgaattatttgagTTGTATGCAGTCTCTGttgtaaataaaactgattGTGACATTTCATTGGTTGTTATTTTTGGATGTCAATTTAAACGccattactatatacatgtagcagcTTTATACTTCTAatgattttacattttaattaacaCCTCGAAgatgtaatattttaataacatttttttttttttttttgtttcttgaaataataataaaaacattgataCACGTTAACAATGGTTGGTAATATGTTAAGTTTATCGTGGTATACAATATAGAAGTGGGACATTAACTACTGAGAGATATGATGGCTctatgtttttttctctctcccagaatgcctcattcaaggTGGCTGCCAACATTGGCAGCCttcttgaatgaggcattctgggagagagaaaaaaaatcacaggaGTCATCAATTCTCTCCCCTGTATCTTAGTTGCAAAATACAGAACTGACATATCTTTCTTTTAATTGaattttcttgagattttatcttttcaggTTCTTTTGGATATCTTCTTTCAATATATGTTGTTGATGATtcatggctagccgggttggctttcatgacgttatttgtcatttttgttatgattttgtcattatttgtcattttgtcatgttatgtcatgattttgtcatttttgtcatgttttgtcatgattttgtcatgattttgtcatgtttggtCATGTTTtggtcatgttttgtcatgattttgtcatgtttttgtcatgattttgtcatgattttgtcatgattttgtcatgattttgtcataattttgtcattattttgtcatgattttgtcatgattttgtcatgttttgtcatgaatttgtaatttttgtcatgttttgtcatgattttgtcattattttgtcattatttttcattatttgtcatgaatttgtcatttgtcatgattttatcatttttgtcatgctttgtcatgattttgtcatgttttgtcatgttttggtCATGTTTTGACATGCtttgtaatgttttgttaggattttgtcatgtttttgtcatgtttttgtcatgattttgtcatgattttgttttgttttgtcctgactttgtcatgttttgtcatgattttatcatgttttgtcatgttttgtcatgattttgtcatgcttttgtcatgattttgtcatgattttatcatttttgtcatttttgtcatgttttgtcatgattttctcattatttgtcatgaatATGTCATTTGTCATGATtggtcatgattttgtcatttgtgtcatgattttgtcatttttgtcatattttgtcatgttttgtcattttgtcatttttgtcatgatgttgtcattattctTCTGAGAGGCCTGACATTCTTCAATTACAGTTGTCTTGGAGATTCTATGATGTATACCAAAAAAACATGGCAGCCATTACAATAGAATTCTGATTGAAATACAAGAATTCACATCAAATGACcctaatgttgttttttttttttgtttttttttttaataatattcaTTAACATACATGCAAAGAAAACTAAAACAGAGATTTactataatttacattttataagtACATTTCTAGATATTACTGGGTATGAACAATTTTCTAATACAACAACAAGTCAAGTACAAGGTCCTTTACAAAATCATCTACAATGTAAGTATTGGCATGCCATTCTGATTGAAGATATTCGGTGATGTCATTCATAGTCATTCCCATTTAGTAATAGATACAATGTTGACCACACACTAGATAGTTCAAATGCTGTACTGCAATGGGATTACAAATCCATGTTTTACATTGCTGGTttaagaaattgataaaatctaaatgaaagggagacaatccataAGGATCATAATATTCTCCACGTCTTTCTTCGTCTATATACATAGCAATCCAATGTTgtccttgtttattatctgggtCAGTATTACAAACCATGATACTAGGAACACTTAaaggacatgtacatgtagataatgtatTTCTAGCATACACCGCTGCAAAATTAGGAGAAACGGCTTGTAGGATCAGTTCTATTTCTAAAGTATTCATCATGCACTATAATCAAAAAGAATTTGCCTGTTACGATCTATTTCTATGATGTTGTCAAATTCAGCATACACCACAACGTTGATGGTATTGGGTAGGGCTGTTCCGAAATGCAATTCCAAAGACAAGTTTCCCTTTTTTATAAGGTGAAATGTACCCACTTCTGAAAGGTCAGGTGTCAGATCAAATCCAAACAGGGTAAAACCAGTGCCATATGCATCCTGTGAGATGTTATTACCCTCGTCACGAAACGTTTTGCCGGTAGTGTTAAACAGACCCATGTAGCTTCTTACGTAATGTTTCTGAGTGAAATTTGGCTGCAAAGGCTTGGTGGGGACTTGTTTGCCATCCACGTTCAggacaacaaaattaatatcaaaatctttaaaatgaaaaggatTCTTGGTGATGAGTCCCCTATAGGCATCACTGTCTACACATCCAATGACCAATCTCTTAGGCATTTGTCCTAGAAACAGATTATCCTttacaaaattgtgatttcctctTGGAACAGAAAATACTTTCATTGCAATTCTTCTGATTGGGTATTTGGCAGGTGATATTTCCAAGGCTTTTGCATGGGCTAGTCTCACTGATGGACTCAG
This genomic interval carries:
- the LOC117332857 gene encoding uncharacterized protein F54H12.2-like, which gives rise to METLLSYGPAAKESQLTSGMWYKDTAAQMDTAGNDNHGYIKRKLSTATSRSVEMMGRLHSDLFAQERYLVNDVNIKITLTRSKDVFCLMGEDKEFKVVIKDIYLNVRKVRLSPSVRLAHAKALEISPAKYPIRRIAMKVFSVPRGNHNFVKDNLFLGQMPKRLVIGCVDSDAYRGLITKNPFHFKDFDINFVVLNVDGKQVPTKPLQPNFTQKHYVRSYMGLFNTTGKTFRDEGNNISQDAYGTGFTLFGFDLTPDLSEVGTFHLIKKGNLSLELHFGTALPNTINVVVYAEFDNIIEIDRNRQILFDYSA
- the LOC117333145 gene encoding solute carrier family 46 member 3-like; this translates as MPSRSNLIAKVRDFNIKSLYYCIKECLCDCKVDFIFLVYSIGDALLDAVLRPNVPQIVCYSMYPNRIHSCRHIEDNVDIEEIVQKQATTYMILHKIITNLPALVLGMFCGAWSDKYGRKLPMVMPSLGTTFAVLLYMAANMAYDGSIACFLVGSVIHGCFGKTAMVSMAVSSYVVDITATDRRTKRLGTIAAMQFLGMFIGSLIGGLLIDSTNILTSYCCVSFMNALVVLLTLVTLRETVNVGDKRDLFPCKAFCKGKNVMESVQVITKPRAGSTRRFIISLFVVLFLHQTCRTGLTDVTLLFTEKSPLSWPTSWFGYLSALDNAAMGFILLVFLPILSNMLKFSDLSISIIGLSCACIRFVIMAWSNETWMVWLAVVVGSFGGIINSPVRSLLSKMVQEDEVGKMFSLLGSGETAAKFLAVVFTYLYGSTLDIFPGFAFLLAAGLYTVMIIIILLVHVNIKPDNGDDTPKEQTESKMEMSHLNGKTNSYGKVDLNGKTDINGLNGIHERADIESR